The following proteins are encoded in a genomic region of Opisthocomus hoazin isolate bOpiHoa1 chromosome 4, bOpiHoa1.hap1, whole genome shotgun sequence:
- the AIRE gene encoding autoimmune regulator, protein MAGSGGEGDLRHLLKLHRTEIAMAVDDVFPLLHGLADHDVVPEHVFKETLSRTEREGSHRAFHALLTWLLGRDAAAIRDFWAVLFKDYNLERYARLRPLRGAFPREVELGRRRRSGRLSPSPTAPAPHRPQSKRKAAEERDGARAAQPSPRHAASPGPLAKVRAVKKPEGVEAARNARAGTLQAVAASVQRAVAVAGSEAPVTRGAIEGILVRHVLETGSSATGSKAGDEPHAPAAGEEPGARSRSRSLKPPARPKASQSSGEHRLHPQGRLPAPTVHGRDSAPQENEDECAACGDGGELICCDGCPRAFHLACLVPPLPRVPSGTWRCGSCVASVAEPELTRKADTERPPEIPAEEACGARRDGGGGSVCGRCFTRITAPGGDPGGLLLCLSCAGTPSTGSLETPAAPSDHPPQAAKAEDGSVGGDPVLSRDELDALLGEVGHPR, encoded by the exons ATGGCGGGGTCAGGCGGCGAGGGGGACCTGCGGCACCTGCTGAAGCTGCACCGCACCGAGATCGCCATGGCGGTGGACGACGTCTTCCCGCTGCTGCACGGCCTGGCTGACCACGACGTCGTCCCCGAGCACGTCTTCAAG GAGACGCTGAGCCGGACGGAGCGGGAGGGCTCCCACCGAGCTTTCCACGCGCTGCTCACCTGGCTGCTGGGCCGTGACGCCGCCGCCATCCGTGACTTCTGGGCCGTCCTCTTCAAGGATTACAACCTGGAGCGGTACGCCCGGCTCCGGCCCCTCCGCGGCGCCTTCCCCAGAG AGGTGGAGCTGGGCCGGCGGCGCCGCAGCGGGCgtctctcccccagccccacggcgccGGCCCCGCACAGACCCCAGAGCAAGAGGAAAGCCGCTGAGGAGCgggacggggcccgggcggcgcAGCCCTCCCCACGGCACGCTGCCAGCCCCG GGCCCCTGGCGAAGGTGAGGGCTGTGAAGAAGCCGGAGGGCGTGGAAGCTGCCCGCAACGCTCGCGCCGGCA ccctccagGCCGTGGCCGCCTCGGTGCAGAGAGCGGTGGCCGTGGCGGGCAGCGAGGCGCCTGTCACCCGCGGGGCCATCGAGGGCATCCTCGTCAGACACGTGCTGGAGACGG GCAGCTCCGCGACGGGCAGCAAAGCCGGTGACGagccgcacgccccagccgccgGCGAGGAGCCGGGAGCCAGGAGCAGAAGCCGCAGCCTgaagccccccgcccggcccaaGGCATCCCAAAGC AGCGGGGAGCACCGACTGCACCCCCAGGGCCGGCTGCCAGCGCCCACCGTGCACGGCCGGGACTCTGCGCCCCAG GAGAACGAGGACGAGTGCGCGGCGTGCGGCGACGGCGGCGAGCTCATCTGCTGCGACGGCTGCCCCCGGGCCTTCCACCTGGCCTGCCTggtgccccccctgccccgcgtCCCCAG CGGGACGTGGCGGTGTGGGTCCTGCGTGGCGAGCGTGGCCGAGCCGGAGCTGACGCGGAAGGCGGACACGGAGCGGCCCCCCGAGATCCCGGCGGAGGAGGCGTGCGGCGCCCGGCGGGACGGCGGCGGTGGGAGCGTCTGCGGCCGCTGCTTCACCCGGATCACCGCACCCGGCGGGGACCCTGG GGGACTGCTGCTCTGCCTTTCCTGCGCGGGCACCCCGAGCACGGGCAGCTTGGAGACCCCCGCAGCGCCCAGCGACCACCCACCACAGGCGGCAAAG GCAGAGGACGGCTCCGTCGGTGGTGACCCCGTGCTGAGCAGGGACGAGCTCGACGCACTCCTGGGTGAGGTAGGACACCCAcggtga
- the LOC104335087 gene encoding uncharacterized protein LOC104335087: MESLNTEVRARKTLGAVEYVESSGFSPGVLPTKKDVVQNMLYLLQPKRAGQAQRSKEDAAQLLAEHLQEHWLVCNLHTIATQNIKKLILKMYEEFTRLYQTRKQRQNQAFSERADRFNESSEKLFDVFCTDAQMRNKLEEYSGVKMTSIEWKFLEDQRSERKMYYEDFTDKQELKTMERRRKIQCLEHFRKLAREEKEGSKAKEAKYKSDEQSDEGTSVDESYPAEEENGGPPAFSLRGRRKRRCTATPANAAMPLECQHIRMSIRRVRPGFYETVEKVKNC, encoded by the coding sequence ATGGAATCACTGAATACCGAGGTGAGGGCACGGAAGACTCTGGGAGCCGTTGAATACGTCGAGTCCTCGGGCTTCAGCCCGGGAGTGCTGCCGACCAAGAAGGATGTGGTTCAGAACATGCTGTATTTATTGCAGCCCAAAAGAGCCGGCCAGGCCCAGCGCTCCAAGGAGGACGCGGCCCAGTTGCTCGCCGAGCACCTGCAGGAGCACTGGTTGGTTTGCAACCTGCACACCATCGCGACGCAAAATATAAAGAAACTTATCCTCAAAATGTACGAGGAGTTTACCAGGTTGTATCAGACCAGAAAGCAGAGACAGAACCAGGCTTTCAGTGAGCGAGCAGACAGATTCAACGAGAGTTCGGAGAAGCTCTTTGACGTGTTTTGCACAGACGCGCAGATGAGAAATAAACTGGAGGAGTACAGCGGGGTGAAGATGACGAGCATCGAGTGGAAATTTCTTGAAGATCAAAGAAGCGAAAGGAAAATGTACTACGAAGATTTCACAGATAAACAAGAACTGAAGACGATGGAGAGAAGACGAAAgatccagtgcctggagcacttcagaaaactcgccagggaggagaaggaaggaagcaaagcaaaggaagCGAAATACAAAAGCGATGAGCAATCGGATGAAGGCACGAGCGTGGACGAGTCCTACCCCGCAGAGGAGGAGAACGGCGGCCCTCCAGCCTTCTCGCTGCGGGGCAGGAGGAAGCGCCGGTGCACCGCGACCCCGGCCAACGCCGCCATGCCCCTCGAGTGCCAGCATATACGGATGAGCATCAGGAGAGTTAGGCCTGGGTTCTACGAGACTGTGGAGAAGGTGAAAAACTGCTAG
- the SCLY gene encoding selenocysteine lyase isoform X2 has protein sequence MARAGSPPRLAPAPSARRGGTGRGIGRARSRERRVRPLSGSRRGCPRAGDPWCQGGGSCGMATAMAALGAGTELAEARCDAAEGRVYLDHNATTPPAAAVARAVQDAMRRAWGNPSSSHPAGRKAKELISSARESLARMVGGRPEDIVFTSGGTEANNMVIHTACRHFHESQARLGDSTGTPHIVTSSVEHDSVLLPLEQLAEESLAEATFVAVSPRSGRAEVDDVLAAIRPTTCLVSIMLANNETGVIMPVAELSQRVRALNQRRAAEGLPRILVHTDAAQMIGKGRVDVQELGVDYLTIVGHKFYGPRIGALYVRGPRTTTPLHPMLFGGGQERSFRPGTENTPMIAGLGQAAELVSKNWEAYEAHMRDVRDYLEARLEASFGKQRIHFNSHFTGSKRLCNTSNFSILGPGLQGRRVLSRCKTLLASVGAACHSEKGDRPSSILLSCGIPYDVAQNALRLSVGRETTRADVDLVVQDLLQAVAQLDPDQAL, from the exons atGGCGCGCGCCGGAAGTCCGCCCCGCCTCGCGCCTGCCCCTtccgcccggcgcggcggcacCGGCCGAGGGATTGGCCGCGCGCGGAGCAGGGAGCGGCGCGTGAGA CCGCTCTCCGGTTCCCGCCGTGGGTGCCCACGTGCCGGTGACCCGTGGTGCCAGGGCGGCGGCAGCTGCGGGATGGCGACGGCGATGGCAGCGCTGGGCGCTGGGACGGAGCTGGCAGAGGCGCGGTGCGACGCGGCCGAGGG GAGGGTCTACCTGGACCACAACGCCACCACCCCCCCGGCCGCCGCGGTGGCGCGGGCCGTGCAGGACGCCATGCGCCGAGCCTGGGGcaaccccagcagctcccaccctgcag GCAGGAAGGCGAAGGAGCTCATCAGCAGCGCCCGGGAGAGCCTGGCGAGGATGGTGGGGGGCCGGCCGGAGGACATCGTCTTTACCTCGGGGGGCACGGAG GCAAACAACATGGTGATCCACACCGCCTGCAGGCACTTCCACGAAAGCCAGGCCAGGCTGGGGGACAGCACGGGGACGCCGCACATCGTGACGTCGAGCGTGGAGCACGACTCTGTCCTCCTGCCGCTGGAGCAGCTGGCGGAGGAGAGCCTGGCGG AAGCCACCTTTGTGGCTGTGTCCCCACGGAGCGGGCGGGCTGAGGTAGACGACGTCCTCGCTGCCATCCGGCCGACCACCTGCCTGGTTTCCATCATGTTGGCCAATAACGAGACTGGGGTCATCATG CCGGTCGCGGAGCTAAGCCAGCGCGTCCGTGCACTCAATCAACGGAGAGCGGCGGAGGGGCTGCCCAGGATCCTGGTGCACACGGACGCGGCACAGATGATTGGCAAAGGGCGCGTGgacgtgcaggagctgggggtggaCTACCTCACCATCGTGGGACACAAG TTCTACGGCCCGCGGATCGGCGCGCTGTACGTGCGTGGTCCCAGGACCACCACCCCGCTGCACCCCATGCTCTTCGGAGGGGGACAGGAGAGGAGTTTCCGGCCGGG CACTGAGAACACCCCAATGATCGCCGGCCTCGGCCAG GCTGCAGAGTTGGTGAGCAAGAACTGGGAGGCCTACGAGGCTCATATGCGGGATGTTCGGGATTACCTGGAGGCCAGGCTGGAG GCCTCCTTTGGGAAGCAAAGGATCCACTTCAACAGCCACTTCACGGGCTCCAAGCGCCTCTGCAACACCTCTAACTTCTCCATCCTGGGCCCAGGCCTTCAAG GGCGAAGGGTGCTGTCTCGCTGCAAGACGCTTCTCGCCAGCGTTGGGGCTGCCTGCCACTCTGAGAAAGGGGACCG GCCCTCCTCAATTCTGCTCAGCTGCGGGATCCCTTACGACGTGGCGCAGAATGCCTTGCGGCTGAGCGTGGGGCGAGAGACCACTCGGGCCGATGTGGACCTGGTTGTGCAGGACCTCCTGCAGGCTGTGGCGCAGCTGGACCCAGACCAAGCCCTGTAG
- the SCLY gene encoding selenocysteine lyase isoform X3 produces the protein MARAGSPPRLAPAPSARRGGTGRGIGRARSRERRVRGGGSCGMATAMAALGAGTELAEARCDAAEGRVYLDHNATTPPAAAVARAVQDAMRRAWGNPSSSHPAGRKAKELISSARESLARMVGGRPEDIVFTSGGTEANNMVIHTACRHFHESQARLGDSTGTPHIVTSSVEHDSVLLPLEQLAEESLAEATFVAVSPRSGRAEVDDVLAAIRPTTCLVSIMLANNETGVIMPVAELSQRVRALNQRRAAEGLPRILVHTDAAQMIGKGRVDVQELGVDYLTIVGHKFYGPRIGALYVRGPRTTTPLHPMLFGGGQERSFRPGTENTPMIAGLGQAAELVSKNWEAYEAHMRDVRDYLEARLEASFGKQRIHFNSHFTGSKRLCNTSNFSILGPGLQGRRVLSRCKTLLASVGAACHSEKGDRPSSILLSCGIPYDVAQNALRLSVGRETTRADVDLVVQDLLQAVAQLDPDQAL, from the exons atGGCGCGCGCCGGAAGTCCGCCCCGCCTCGCGCCTGCCCCTtccgcccggcgcggcggcacCGGCCGAGGGATTGGCCGCGCGCGGAGCAGGGAGCGGCGCGTGAGA GGCGGCGGCAGCTGCGGGATGGCGACGGCGATGGCAGCGCTGGGCGCTGGGACGGAGCTGGCAGAGGCGCGGTGCGACGCGGCCGAGGG GAGGGTCTACCTGGACCACAACGCCACCACCCCCCCGGCCGCCGCGGTGGCGCGGGCCGTGCAGGACGCCATGCGCCGAGCCTGGGGcaaccccagcagctcccaccctgcag GCAGGAAGGCGAAGGAGCTCATCAGCAGCGCCCGGGAGAGCCTGGCGAGGATGGTGGGGGGCCGGCCGGAGGACATCGTCTTTACCTCGGGGGGCACGGAG GCAAACAACATGGTGATCCACACCGCCTGCAGGCACTTCCACGAAAGCCAGGCCAGGCTGGGGGACAGCACGGGGACGCCGCACATCGTGACGTCGAGCGTGGAGCACGACTCTGTCCTCCTGCCGCTGGAGCAGCTGGCGGAGGAGAGCCTGGCGG AAGCCACCTTTGTGGCTGTGTCCCCACGGAGCGGGCGGGCTGAGGTAGACGACGTCCTCGCTGCCATCCGGCCGACCACCTGCCTGGTTTCCATCATGTTGGCCAATAACGAGACTGGGGTCATCATG CCGGTCGCGGAGCTAAGCCAGCGCGTCCGTGCACTCAATCAACGGAGAGCGGCGGAGGGGCTGCCCAGGATCCTGGTGCACACGGACGCGGCACAGATGATTGGCAAAGGGCGCGTGgacgtgcaggagctgggggtggaCTACCTCACCATCGTGGGACACAAG TTCTACGGCCCGCGGATCGGCGCGCTGTACGTGCGTGGTCCCAGGACCACCACCCCGCTGCACCCCATGCTCTTCGGAGGGGGACAGGAGAGGAGTTTCCGGCCGGG CACTGAGAACACCCCAATGATCGCCGGCCTCGGCCAG GCTGCAGAGTTGGTGAGCAAGAACTGGGAGGCCTACGAGGCTCATATGCGGGATGTTCGGGATTACCTGGAGGCCAGGCTGGAG GCCTCCTTTGGGAAGCAAAGGATCCACTTCAACAGCCACTTCACGGGCTCCAAGCGCCTCTGCAACACCTCTAACTTCTCCATCCTGGGCCCAGGCCTTCAAG GGCGAAGGGTGCTGTCTCGCTGCAAGACGCTTCTCGCCAGCGTTGGGGCTGCCTGCCACTCTGAGAAAGGGGACCG GCCCTCCTCAATTCTGCTCAGCTGCGGGATCCCTTACGACGTGGCGCAGAATGCCTTGCGGCTGAGCGTGGGGCGAGAGACCACTCGGGCCGATGTGGACCTGGTTGTGCAGGACCTCCTGCAGGCTGTGGCGCAGCTGGACCCAGACCAAGCCCTGTAG
- the SCLY gene encoding selenocysteine lyase isoform X1 yields MARAGSPPRLAPAPSARRGGTGRGIGRARSRERRVRAQPLSGSRRGCPRAGDPWCQGGGSCGMATAMAALGAGTELAEARCDAAEGRVYLDHNATTPPAAAVARAVQDAMRRAWGNPSSSHPAGRKAKELISSARESLARMVGGRPEDIVFTSGGTEANNMVIHTACRHFHESQARLGDSTGTPHIVTSSVEHDSVLLPLEQLAEESLAEATFVAVSPRSGRAEVDDVLAAIRPTTCLVSIMLANNETGVIMPVAELSQRVRALNQRRAAEGLPRILVHTDAAQMIGKGRVDVQELGVDYLTIVGHKFYGPRIGALYVRGPRTTTPLHPMLFGGGQERSFRPGTENTPMIAGLGQAAELVSKNWEAYEAHMRDVRDYLEARLEASFGKQRIHFNSHFTGSKRLCNTSNFSILGPGLQGRRVLSRCKTLLASVGAACHSEKGDRPSSILLSCGIPYDVAQNALRLSVGRETTRADVDLVVQDLLQAVAQLDPDQAL; encoded by the exons atGGCGCGCGCCGGAAGTCCGCCCCGCCTCGCGCCTGCCCCTtccgcccggcgcggcggcacCGGCCGAGGGATTGGCCGCGCGCGGAGCAGGGAGCGGCGCGTGAGA GCGCAGCCGCTCTCCGGTTCCCGCCGTGGGTGCCCACGTGCCGGTGACCCGTGGTGCCAGGGCGGCGGCAGCTGCGGGATGGCGACGGCGATGGCAGCGCTGGGCGCTGGGACGGAGCTGGCAGAGGCGCGGTGCGACGCGGCCGAGGG GAGGGTCTACCTGGACCACAACGCCACCACCCCCCCGGCCGCCGCGGTGGCGCGGGCCGTGCAGGACGCCATGCGCCGAGCCTGGGGcaaccccagcagctcccaccctgcag GCAGGAAGGCGAAGGAGCTCATCAGCAGCGCCCGGGAGAGCCTGGCGAGGATGGTGGGGGGCCGGCCGGAGGACATCGTCTTTACCTCGGGGGGCACGGAG GCAAACAACATGGTGATCCACACCGCCTGCAGGCACTTCCACGAAAGCCAGGCCAGGCTGGGGGACAGCACGGGGACGCCGCACATCGTGACGTCGAGCGTGGAGCACGACTCTGTCCTCCTGCCGCTGGAGCAGCTGGCGGAGGAGAGCCTGGCGG AAGCCACCTTTGTGGCTGTGTCCCCACGGAGCGGGCGGGCTGAGGTAGACGACGTCCTCGCTGCCATCCGGCCGACCACCTGCCTGGTTTCCATCATGTTGGCCAATAACGAGACTGGGGTCATCATG CCGGTCGCGGAGCTAAGCCAGCGCGTCCGTGCACTCAATCAACGGAGAGCGGCGGAGGGGCTGCCCAGGATCCTGGTGCACACGGACGCGGCACAGATGATTGGCAAAGGGCGCGTGgacgtgcaggagctgggggtggaCTACCTCACCATCGTGGGACACAAG TTCTACGGCCCGCGGATCGGCGCGCTGTACGTGCGTGGTCCCAGGACCACCACCCCGCTGCACCCCATGCTCTTCGGAGGGGGACAGGAGAGGAGTTTCCGGCCGGG CACTGAGAACACCCCAATGATCGCCGGCCTCGGCCAG GCTGCAGAGTTGGTGAGCAAGAACTGGGAGGCCTACGAGGCTCATATGCGGGATGTTCGGGATTACCTGGAGGCCAGGCTGGAG GCCTCCTTTGGGAAGCAAAGGATCCACTTCAACAGCCACTTCACGGGCTCCAAGCGCCTCTGCAACACCTCTAACTTCTCCATCCTGGGCCCAGGCCTTCAAG GGCGAAGGGTGCTGTCTCGCTGCAAGACGCTTCTCGCCAGCGTTGGGGCTGCCTGCCACTCTGAGAAAGGGGACCG GCCCTCCTCAATTCTGCTCAGCTGCGGGATCCCTTACGACGTGGCGCAGAATGCCTTGCGGCTGAGCGTGGGGCGAGAGACCACTCGGGCCGATGTGGACCTGGTTGTGCAGGACCTCCTGCAGGCTGTGGCGCAGCTGGACCCAGACCAAGCCCTGTAG
- the SCLY gene encoding selenocysteine lyase isoform X4 has translation MRRAWGNPSSSHPAGRKAKELISSARESLARMVGGRPEDIVFTSGGTEANNMVIHTACRHFHESQARLGDSTGTPHIVTSSVEHDSVLLPLEQLAEESLAEATFVAVSPRSGRAEVDDVLAAIRPTTCLVSIMLANNETGVIMPVAELSQRVRALNQRRAAEGLPRILVHTDAAQMIGKGRVDVQELGVDYLTIVGHKFYGPRIGALYVRGPRTTTPLHPMLFGGGQERSFRPGTENTPMIAGLGQAAELVSKNWEAYEAHMRDVRDYLEARLEASFGKQRIHFNSHFTGSKRLCNTSNFSILGPGLQGRRVLSRCKTLLASVGAACHSEKGDRPSSILLSCGIPYDVAQNALRLSVGRETTRADVDLVVQDLLQAVAQLDPDQAL, from the exons ATGCGCCGAGCCTGGGGcaaccccagcagctcccaccctgcag GCAGGAAGGCGAAGGAGCTCATCAGCAGCGCCCGGGAGAGCCTGGCGAGGATGGTGGGGGGCCGGCCGGAGGACATCGTCTTTACCTCGGGGGGCACGGAG GCAAACAACATGGTGATCCACACCGCCTGCAGGCACTTCCACGAAAGCCAGGCCAGGCTGGGGGACAGCACGGGGACGCCGCACATCGTGACGTCGAGCGTGGAGCACGACTCTGTCCTCCTGCCGCTGGAGCAGCTGGCGGAGGAGAGCCTGGCGG AAGCCACCTTTGTGGCTGTGTCCCCACGGAGCGGGCGGGCTGAGGTAGACGACGTCCTCGCTGCCATCCGGCCGACCACCTGCCTGGTTTCCATCATGTTGGCCAATAACGAGACTGGGGTCATCATG CCGGTCGCGGAGCTAAGCCAGCGCGTCCGTGCACTCAATCAACGGAGAGCGGCGGAGGGGCTGCCCAGGATCCTGGTGCACACGGACGCGGCACAGATGATTGGCAAAGGGCGCGTGgacgtgcaggagctgggggtggaCTACCTCACCATCGTGGGACACAAG TTCTACGGCCCGCGGATCGGCGCGCTGTACGTGCGTGGTCCCAGGACCACCACCCCGCTGCACCCCATGCTCTTCGGAGGGGGACAGGAGAGGAGTTTCCGGCCGGG CACTGAGAACACCCCAATGATCGCCGGCCTCGGCCAG GCTGCAGAGTTGGTGAGCAAGAACTGGGAGGCCTACGAGGCTCATATGCGGGATGTTCGGGATTACCTGGAGGCCAGGCTGGAG GCCTCCTTTGGGAAGCAAAGGATCCACTTCAACAGCCACTTCACGGGCTCCAAGCGCCTCTGCAACACCTCTAACTTCTCCATCCTGGGCCCAGGCCTTCAAG GGCGAAGGGTGCTGTCTCGCTGCAAGACGCTTCTCGCCAGCGTTGGGGCTGCCTGCCACTCTGAGAAAGGGGACCG GCCCTCCTCAATTCTGCTCAGCTGCGGGATCCCTTACGACGTGGCGCAGAATGCCTTGCGGCTGAGCGTGGGGCGAGAGACCACTCGGGCCGATGTGGACCTGGTTGTGCAGGACCTCCTGCAGGCTGTGGCGCAGCTGGACCCAGACCAAGCCCTGTAG